The Corynebacterium suranareeae genome window below encodes:
- a CDS encoding DUF4386 family protein: protein MGIAAWLSGPHNNALFSIICFQQGVPINGLSLAIFGVHLILVGVLLCLSPKLPTIAGILVGITGIGYLVDAVAVFLGSPNPGVSEFTFVGAVVLFIWLIYSGLTIRKKEKAML from the coding sequence GTGGGTATTGCTGCCTGGCTTAGCGGTCCACACAACAACGCTTTGTTCAGCATCATCTGCTTCCAACAAGGTGTCCCAATCAACGGTTTAAGCCTGGCAATATTTGGAGTCCATCTCATCCTCGTGGGCGTGCTGCTGTGCCTATCCCCTAAGCTTCCTACGATCGCTGGTATCCTAGTGGGCATCACAGGCATAGGATATTTAGTCGATGCAGTGGCTGTGTTCCTAGGATCCCCAAATCCTGGCGTTTCTGAATTCACATTCGTCGGCGCAGTGGTTTTGTTTATCTGGCTTATCTACTCCGGTCTAACCATTCGGAAGAAGGAAAAGGCCATGCTTTAG
- a CDS encoding vWA domain-containing protein, which produces MASSHSHPRPNRSRYGRYTGGPDPLAPPVDLSDALRDIADDVMAGYSPEQALREYLRRGARGQEGLDDLAWRAAQRRRELLSKNNLGGTLAEVRKLLDEALKLERAQLARDIDLDDTDRAFREMQISNLPDSTAAAVSELNSYDWQSFEARQQFEQIRDLLGRELLDQQFSGMKQAMEGASDEDKAAIAKMLRDLNGLLAKHRAGTDTPTDFANFMAKHGEHFPEQPRDINELIDILAQRSAAANRMLNSMTEEQRRELMELSAQAFGSPELQELLGDLAGNLQGLRPELNWDGSEQFSGDQGMGLGDGTGAMQDLAELDNLAEQLSNSHTDLDIDAIRRQLGDDAAVSAEALAKIERALRDSGLLRRNPDGSLKLSPQAMRRLGKTLLDAASEQLSSRPGSRDSRLTGANGEATGASRPYVFGDTQPWDVTRTITNALQRTAGTEESGGPLRINLDDVEVIETEARTLNAVALLVDTSYSMAAEGRWVPMKQTALALHHLVSTRFRGDELALITFGRHAQNMDIEELTALPPVHEQGTNLHHALLLSEQFFARHPSMKASLLIVTDGEPTAHLETDGHAWFNWPTDPETMYKTVTQLDKVTKRGTHTTLFRLGHDQGLEHFLNQLADRVGGTVVAPDLDGLGAAVVGEYLKYRY; this is translated from the coding sequence ATGGCTAGTTCACATTCGCATCCCCGGCCTAACCGCAGCCGTTACGGACGCTACACAGGAGGCCCCGATCCGCTTGCTCCTCCGGTGGATCTTAGTGATGCCTTGCGTGATATCGCTGATGATGTCATGGCTGGTTACTCCCCTGAGCAGGCCTTACGTGAGTATTTGCGCAGGGGTGCACGCGGACAAGAAGGTCTTGATGATCTAGCGTGGCGTGCAGCTCAACGCCGCCGAGAATTGCTGAGCAAAAACAACCTCGGTGGAACGCTCGCAGAGGTGCGAAAGCTTCTTGATGAAGCCCTTAAATTAGAACGCGCCCAACTCGCTCGCGATATTGATTTAGATGACACCGATCGAGCTTTCCGCGAGATGCAGATCAGCAATCTCCCCGATTCCACCGCTGCTGCTGTGTCTGAGTTAAATTCCTACGATTGGCAATCTTTCGAAGCACGCCAACAATTTGAGCAAATCCGCGATCTGCTTGGCCGTGAATTATTGGATCAGCAATTTTCAGGTATGAAACAAGCCATGGAAGGTGCCTCTGATGAGGACAAAGCAGCCATCGCAAAGATGCTGCGTGATCTTAATGGTTTGCTGGCTAAACACCGCGCCGGAACAGACACCCCTACAGACTTTGCCAATTTCATGGCCAAACACGGCGAGCACTTTCCTGAACAACCCCGCGATATCAACGAGCTGATCGATATCCTCGCCCAGCGTTCTGCCGCAGCAAACCGCATGCTCAACTCCATGACTGAAGAACAACGCCGCGAACTCATGGAACTATCTGCCCAAGCTTTCGGATCCCCAGAGTTGCAAGAATTACTCGGTGACCTTGCTGGAAACCTCCAAGGACTACGTCCCGAACTCAATTGGGATGGTTCAGAACAATTCTCCGGCGATCAAGGCATGGGCCTGGGCGATGGCACTGGCGCTATGCAAGACCTCGCTGAATTAGACAACCTTGCTGAACAACTCAGCAATTCCCACACCGATCTCGACATCGACGCAATCCGCCGCCAACTCGGCGACGACGCAGCCGTCTCCGCCGAAGCGCTCGCTAAAATTGAGCGCGCCCTGCGCGACAGCGGACTTCTTCGCCGCAACCCCGACGGCTCCTTAAAGCTCAGCCCCCAGGCCATGCGTCGTCTAGGAAAAACGCTTCTCGACGCCGCCAGCGAACAATTATCGTCCCGCCCCGGCTCTAGAGACTCCCGATTAACCGGAGCCAATGGTGAAGCAACCGGAGCCTCCCGACCTTATGTTTTCGGAGATACCCAACCCTGGGATGTCACCCGAACCATCACGAATGCTTTGCAAAGAACAGCTGGCACTGAGGAATCAGGCGGTCCGCTGCGTATCAACCTCGATGATGTAGAAGTCATTGAAACCGAAGCCCGCACCCTCAACGCCGTAGCACTTTTAGTAGACACCAGCTATTCCATGGCAGCTGAGGGCCGATGGGTGCCCATGAAACAAACAGCACTCGCACTCCACCACCTGGTTTCCACCAGATTTAGAGGCGATGAACTAGCACTGATCACCTTTGGTCGGCATGCCCAAAACATGGACATTGAAGAACTAACAGCACTTCCACCCGTTCACGAGCAAGGCACCAACCTCCATCATGCATTGCTGCTGTCCGAGCAATTTTTCGCCCGCCACCCCTCGATGAAAGCAAGCCTGCTCATTGTCACCGACGGCGAACCCACAGCACACTTAGAAACTGATGGTCACGCCTGGTTTAACTGGCCCACCGATCCAGAAACTATGTACAAAACCGTCACCCAACTAGACAAAGTAACCAAGCGTGGCACGCACACCACGCTATTTCGGTTGGGACATGACCAAGGATTAGAGCACTTCCTCAACCAATTAGCCGACCGCGTTGGAGGAACCGTAGTGGCACCCGACCTTGATGGACTCGGTGCAGCGGTTGTTGGTGAATATTTAAAGTACCGCTACTAA
- a CDS encoding AAA family ATPase: protein MRKRSRVWGVSLPPNVQTVGELKAAGHIYRPLRVEIRDNLLAKLRNGEDPWPGLHGLNYTVIPQLERALIAGHDIVLLGERGQGKTRLLRTLITLLDEWSPILPDRDVPEHPLAPNVEVADDQPIKWVHRDERYTEKLATPDTSVADLIGDVDPMRVAEGRRLGDLETIHYGLIPRANRGIVAINELPDLAERIQVAMLNVMEERDVQIRGYNVRLDLDVLVVASANPEDYTNRGRIITPLKDRFGAEIRTHYPLELDDEVAIIRQEAELVAQVPDILIEILARYTRALRESPSVNQRSGVSARFSIAGAETVAAAALRRAAVYGEDEAVARLVDLEAAVEVLGGKIEFESGEEGREWEILDYLLRTATAEALRSTLRSLDLTPLIAALDGSITVSTGTNITASEFLASLPELGDSTLYDDIATAFNATTPSIRAMAIELALEGLYLSRKIAKDSGEGETIYG from the coding sequence ATGCGAAAAAGGTCTAGGGTGTGGGGTGTGAGTCTTCCACCAAATGTACAAACTGTCGGTGAGCTGAAGGCCGCCGGCCACATCTACCGACCTCTGCGCGTAGAAATCCGCGACAATCTCCTAGCCAAACTTCGCAACGGCGAAGATCCATGGCCAGGTCTGCATGGCCTTAATTACACGGTCATCCCACAGCTTGAGCGCGCGCTCATCGCCGGCCACGACATCGTGCTGCTCGGCGAACGCGGCCAGGGTAAAACGCGTCTGCTCCGCACGTTAATAACGCTTCTCGACGAATGGTCCCCGATCCTTCCAGACCGCGACGTCCCAGAACACCCTCTTGCACCTAACGTCGAGGTTGCTGATGATCAGCCAATAAAGTGGGTACACCGCGATGAGCGCTACACCGAAAAACTAGCCACCCCAGATACCTCCGTGGCTGACCTAATTGGCGATGTTGATCCCATGCGTGTTGCTGAAGGCAGGCGTCTTGGTGATCTAGAAACCATCCACTACGGTCTGATCCCTCGCGCTAACCGCGGCATCGTAGCCATCAATGAGCTTCCTGACCTTGCTGAACGCATCCAAGTTGCCATGTTAAATGTCATGGAGGAACGCGACGTACAGATCCGTGGCTACAACGTGCGTTTAGACTTAGATGTTCTAGTGGTAGCTTCTGCAAACCCGGAGGATTACACCAACCGTGGCAGAATCATCACCCCGCTCAAAGACCGCTTCGGGGCAGAAATTCGCACCCACTACCCTCTTGAGCTTGATGATGAAGTAGCAATCATCCGCCAGGAAGCAGAGCTTGTAGCACAAGTCCCTGACATATTGATTGAGATTTTAGCCCGCTACACCCGTGCGCTTCGTGAATCTCCATCGGTTAATCAACGCTCTGGTGTCTCTGCACGTTTTTCCATTGCTGGTGCAGAAACAGTTGCGGCAGCTGCTCTTAGGCGTGCAGCAGTGTACGGCGAAGATGAGGCCGTTGCCCGCCTTGTTGATCTAGAAGCAGCCGTAGAAGTCTTAGGTGGCAAGATCGAATTTGAGTCCGGTGAAGAAGGACGCGAATGGGAAATCCTTGATTACCTGCTGCGCACCGCAACCGCAGAAGCATTACGTTCTACTTTGCGTTCGCTAGATCTCACCCCACTGATCGCAGCGTTAGACGGAAGCATCACTGTTTCCACGGGCACAAATATCACCGCATCAGAATTTTTGGCATCTCTTCCAGAACTAGGCGACAGCACGTTGTACGACGATATCGCTACCGCGTTTAATGCGACTACCCCAAGCATCCGGGCGATGGCTATTGAGCTTGCTTTGGAAGGACTGTATCTGTCCCGAAAAATTGCCAAGGATTCCGGCGAGGGTGAAACCATTTACGGTTAA
- a CDS encoding MSMEG_4193 family putative phosphomutase translates to MLHVMKPGSDAAAETKKSTVVLLIRHGQTPTTGQILPGQAPGLHLADKGEEQAREVAKRLADVPIAAVYSSPMERALETAAPTVAAQGLEVQVERGLIECDFGEWTGRKLTELNALEEWTAVQKTPSTFRFPGGESFVEMQDRMVAAIDNIAQQHPGEIVAAFSHADTIKAAVAHFVGTPLDSFQKIHIDTASISAVEFVDDSSHMLLTNSRTGSLEYLRDKLPKAPQQ, encoded by the coding sequence ATGCTGCATGTCATGAAACCGGGTTCAGATGCAGCTGCAGAAACTAAGAAATCCACTGTGGTTTTACTTATTCGGCATGGGCAAACTCCCACCACAGGTCAGATTTTGCCTGGTCAAGCGCCAGGTTTGCACCTTGCAGATAAGGGGGAAGAGCAGGCGCGGGAGGTGGCAAAGCGTCTAGCAGATGTGCCTATTGCGGCTGTATATTCTTCGCCGATGGAGCGTGCTTTAGAAACTGCGGCGCCGACGGTGGCTGCTCAGGGGCTTGAGGTGCAGGTGGAACGCGGTCTTATTGAATGCGATTTCGGTGAGTGGACAGGCAGGAAACTAACTGAGCTCAATGCTTTAGAAGAGTGGACTGCGGTGCAAAAAACACCGTCTACATTCAGGTTTCCAGGCGGAGAGAGCTTTGTAGAAATGCAAGACCGGATGGTGGCAGCAATTGACAACATTGCGCAGCAACACCCAGGAGAAATCGTTGCTGCATTTAGTCACGCTGACACTATTAAAGCTGCGGTGGCGCATTTTGTGGGCACTCCGTTGGATTCTTTTCAGAAGATCCACATTGATACAGCATCAATTTCAGCAGTTGAATTTGTGGACGACTCCTCACATATGTTGCTGACAAATTCCCGCACGGGTTCGTTGGAATATCTGCGTGACAAGCTCCCGAAAGCTCCTCAACAATGA
- a CDS encoding SCO1664 family protein has product MITSPFERELELLEIGEMGIVQQLVESSNIGFVVDLELDDDYGWAVYKPELGEQPLWDFPPGLYKRERAAFVISEFLGWNIVPPTVITHDAPAGVGSVQWFIENDGEHYFPLFDTRADLHPQFVRMAVFDLLCNNTDRKSGHVLLDGDHIWGIDHGLCFSVEPKLRTVIWDFAGCTIPEDLVEAVEPLIHAVPEELSSLLHPAEIDALQRRASRIVRLPFLPQARSHRQFPWPLV; this is encoded by the coding sequence ATGATCACTTCACCGTTTGAGCGTGAGCTGGAACTGCTGGAAATAGGAGAAATGGGCATTGTTCAGCAGTTGGTGGAATCAAGCAATATCGGGTTCGTCGTTGATCTTGAACTAGATGATGATTATGGATGGGCGGTGTACAAACCTGAACTAGGGGAGCAGCCTCTGTGGGATTTCCCGCCTGGCCTGTACAAACGTGAACGCGCAGCCTTTGTGATCAGTGAGTTTTTGGGTTGGAATATTGTGCCACCGACTGTGATTACGCACGATGCGCCAGCAGGTGTGGGATCAGTGCAGTGGTTTATTGAAAACGATGGTGAGCATTATTTCCCACTGTTCGATACCCGCGCTGATTTACACCCACAGTTTGTGCGCATGGCGGTGTTTGATTTGTTGTGCAACAACACAGACCGAAAGTCAGGCCATGTGCTTTTAGACGGCGATCATATTTGGGGCATTGACCACGGATTATGTTTTTCCGTAGAGCCGAAGCTTCGAACAGTGATTTGGGATTTCGCAGGTTGCACCATTCCGGAGGACTTGGTCGAAGCAGTAGAGCCACTCATCCACGCAGTCCCAGAAGAACTATCAAGCCTGCTGCACCCAGCTGAAATTGATGCCTTACAGCGCAGGGCTTCCCGCATTGTCCGTTTGCCCTTCTTGCCTCAGGCGCGATCGCACAGGCAATTCCCTTGGCCGTTAGTTTGA
- a CDS encoding isocitrate lyase/PEP mutase family protein: MADQKTLATQFASDHESGKLLVLPTAWDTWSAGLVEEAGFTGLTIGSHPVADATGSSDGENMDFAEYMKVVKKITSAVSIPVSVDVESGYGLAPADLISQILEAGAVGINVEDVVHSEGKRVREAQEHADYIAAARQAADSAGIDVVINGRTDAVKLGADVFEDPMVEAIKRIKLMEQAGARSVYPVGLNTAEQVERLVEAVSVPVNVTAHPVDGHGAGDLATLAGLGVRRVTFGPLWQKWLAATSTQQLKVWA; encoded by the coding sequence ATGGCTGATCAAAAAACACTTGCAACGCAATTTGCTAGTGATCATGAATCTGGAAAGTTGCTGGTTTTGCCCACCGCGTGGGATACCTGGAGCGCAGGGCTAGTAGAAGAAGCCGGGTTTACAGGTCTGACCATTGGTAGCCACCCTGTTGCTGATGCCACGGGAAGTTCAGATGGTGAGAATATGGATTTTGCTGAGTACATGAAAGTGGTTAAAAAGATTACCTCAGCAGTTTCCATCCCAGTGAGCGTGGACGTGGAATCTGGTTATGGCCTTGCACCTGCGGATTTGATCTCTCAGATCTTGGAGGCCGGTGCGGTTGGAATCAACGTGGAAGATGTCGTGCACAGCGAGGGCAAGCGCGTGCGCGAAGCTCAGGAGCATGCTGACTATATCGCTGCAGCGCGCCAAGCAGCAGATAGCGCAGGGATCGATGTGGTGATCAATGGACGCACCGATGCCGTCAAACTTGGTGCGGACGTTTTTGAAGACCCCATGGTTGAGGCGATTAAACGCATCAAACTCATGGAGCAGGCCGGTGCGCGCTCTGTGTATCCGGTGGGCTTGAACACCGCTGAGCAGGTAGAACGCCTGGTTGAAGCGGTATCTGTCCCGGTCAATGTTACAGCGCACCCGGTTGACGGCCACGGCGCAGGCGATCTGGCTACGCTTGCAGGTCTTGGCGTGCGCCGCGTGACCTTCGGTCCGCTCTGGCAAAAATGGCTAGCTGCCACCTCGACGCAGCAGCTTAAGGTTTGGGCTTAA